One window of Marmota flaviventris isolate mMarFla1 chromosome 5, mMarFla1.hap1, whole genome shotgun sequence genomic DNA carries:
- the LOC114084513 gene encoding olfactory receptor 14A16-like, producing the protein MSNNSMVTEFLLLGFSDSRSPQLLPAVIFTAIYMAALVGNGLVMTITSLDPGLHSPMYFFLRNLSLFDICLISAVVPKAVANWVTHCHSISFLGCVAQVFLVLFSADTGLCLLTAMSMDCYAAICHPLHYEAIMSRDTCVQMATLSWLSSGFVSAIHTVSTFSLSYCGFHEIQQFFCDIPQLLAVSSSKRVTAEIVLIIINVFLDTGCFAGIVVSYVFIFSTVRRILSTAGRAKAYSTCLPHLAVVVLFLSTGFCAYLKPLLGSSSSTDLVLSAFYVVLSPSLNPVIYSLRNKAMKAGLEKLVTRKLLTKQHVLLFLQE; encoded by the coding sequence ATGAGTAATAACTCTATGGTCACAGAATTTCTTCTCCTGGGTTTTTCTGACTCACGGAGTCCTCAGCTCCTACCAGCTGTGATTTTTACTGCGATATACATGGCTGCCCTGGTGGGGAATGGCCTTGTCATGACCATCACCTCCCTGGACCCAGGCCTCCACtcgcccatgtacttcttcctgagGAATCTGTCCCTCTTTGACATCTGCCTCATTTCTGCTGTGGTGCCCAAAGCCGTGGCCAACTGGGTCACCCACTGCCACTCCATCTCGTTCCTCGGCTGTGTGGCCCAGGTCTTCCTGGTGCTTTTCTCAGCAGACACAGGCCTGTGCCTCCTCACAGCGATGTCCATGGACTGCTATGCTGCCATCTGCCATCCCCTGCACTATGAAGCCATCATGAGCAGGGACACCTGTGTGCAGATGGCCACTCTGTCCTGGCTCAGCAGTGGCTTTGTATCTGCTATCCACACCGTGAGcaccttttctttatcttactgTGGATTCCATGAGATCCAGCAGTTTTTCTGTGACATTCCCCAGTTGTTAGCTGTCTCTTCTTCAAAGCGTGTGACTGCAGAAATTGTGCTCATTATTATTAATGTCTTCCTGGACACTGGCTGCTTTGCCGGCATCGTTGTCTCCTACGTCTTCATCTTCTCCACTGTCAGGCGGATCCTGTCCACAGCAGGGCGTGCCAAAGCCTACTCCACCTGCCTCCCCCACCTGGCAGTTGTGGTCCTTTTCCTTTCAACTGGTTTTTGTGCTTACCTGAAGCCCCTCCTGGGGTCCTCCTCCTCCACTGACCTGGTGCTCTCTGCGTTCTATGTTGTGCTTTCCCCGTCCCTCAACCCtgtcatctacagcctgaggaacaaggccATGAAGGCAGGATTGGAGAAGTTGGTCACCAGGAAGCTCCTGACAAAGCAGCACGTCCTCCTGTTCCTCCAAGAATAG
- the LOC114082156 gene encoding olfactory receptor 5AP2-like, with amino-acid sequence MANCTQVSEFVLLGFRGGPGMQKALFLVFLVLYVVTMVGNLGMIAIIRADAHLHTPMYDFLQSLSLLDICYSSTIAPRALVNCLKDDRRVSFAGCVSQFFFLSLFGTTEAFLLAAMAYDRFSAICNPLLYPMSMTRRVCGLLVSGSYAWGLVNAVTQTTMTFRLSFCGPNEINDFFCDVPPLLSLSCSDTSVNQWVLLGLCGFIIVGTFLVVLVSYLCIISAILKIRTVQGRHRAFSTCASHLTGVCLFFGTVFFMYAQPSAVSSLEQSKVVSIFYTVVIPMLNPLIYSLRNKDVKQALKRGKRKLSGVLGLWISQSSLESAPNHRGSWVGT; translated from the coding sequence ATGGCCAACTGTACACAGGTGTCAGAGTTTGTCCTACTTGGCTTCAGGGGCGGGCCAGGAATGCAGAAAGCTCTGTTTCTGGTCTTTTTGGTGCTGTATGTCGTCACCATGGTGGGAAACTTGGGCATGATTGCAATCATCAGGGCCGATGctcacctccacacccccatgtacgaCTTCCTCCAAAGCCTTTCCCTCCTGGACATCTGCTATTCTTCCACAATTGCGCCCAGGGCCCTGGTAAACTGCCTGAAAGATGACCGCAGGGTGTCCTTTGCTGGGTGTGTGTCTCAGTTCTTCTTTTTGTCTCTGTTTGGCACCACCGAGGCtttcctcctggctgccatggccTACGACCGCTTCTCTGCCATCTGCAACCCTCTTCTGTACCCCATGAGCATGACTCGCCGGGTCTGCGGACTACTGGTGTCCGGGTCCTACGCATGGGGCCTAGTAAATGCTGTCACTCAGACAACAATGACCTTCAGGCTGTCCTTCTGTGGGCCAAATGAGATCAACGACTTCTTCTGCGATGTCCCCCCACTCTTGTCCCTGTCTTGTTCAGACACCTCTGTGAACCAGTGGGTTCTCCTCGGCCTGTGTGGCTTCATCATTGTAGGCACCTTCTTGGTTGTGTTGGTCTCCTACCTCTGCATCATCTCAGCCATCCTGAAGATCCGCACCGTGCAGGGACGCCACCGAGCTTTCTCCACGTGTGCCTCCCACCTCACTGGGGTGTGCTTGTTTTTCGGGACCGTGTTTTTCATGTACGCACAGCCCAGTGCCGTCTCCTCCCTGGAGCAGAGCAAGGTGGTGTCCATCTTTTACACGGTTGTCATCCCCATGTTGAACCCCCTCATCTATAGCTTGAGGAACAAAGATGTCAAGCAGGCTCTGAAGAGGGGCAAGCGGAAGCTCTCAGGGGTTCTGGGTCTGTGGATCTCACAAAGCAGTCTGGAATCTGCTCCAAACCACCGCGGCTCGTGGGTGGGCACTTAG